One Orrella dioscoreae genomic window carries:
- a CDS encoding xanthine dehydrogenase family protein molybdopterin-binding subunit, translating into MTTATYPDRARVDARDKVLGKTRFAADVPLARMAHAMTVPSRIVRGRIVSFDLAAARAVKGVLAVLTWHDFEGVKSPGFLMRGGYAFQGHQPMLSDRLVHRGEPIALVVAESLAIASDAAARVRVEYEEMPFGAVMESPLAQTLEATPTHTRGDTRAALATAAFRVEGEYLSPLQCQNPMELISTTAAWQDGTLTLHEGTQNSGALKFGVAAALGLDPARVEVKSPYLGGGFGQKNSLQGQTVLVARAAMLLDRPVKLVMPRAQLFHTSSFRPASRHRVRLGADAEGRLVAASHEADMQNGREDTFAANFSELTARLYDTPNYESSVRLVRTDVQTPGFMRAPFEQPAAFAFESAMDELAHAAGRDPLAFRLANDAVRDPVTGHPFSSRFLKACLEEGARRFGWERRGTAPASMRAADGTRIGWGVAVGAYKAAMSPSIARLRVRADGSTRLSVSGHEMGQGIRTAIFAALTEGLAIDPDRVEIVIGDPGAVPQHLTAGSWGTASTVPVVRQAAQALQARFDALRDGRPVHGNLHQMLARWRRPHIEVEVRLQAPGQPDAVFQRLQRGLPAAGGPDYPAFVSFSHVAHFVEVRIEPGTRRIRVPRVVSVVDCGRVVSPRTAASQVRGGVVWGIGAALREAAEVDPRHGGVLNNDLAEYVLPVNADIGEIDVGFIDRPDPLLNEAGVKGIGEVAMVGVAAAIANAIFHATGRRLRTLPMRAEDLL; encoded by the coding sequence ATGACGACGGCCACGTATCCCGACCGCGCCCGGGTCGATGCGCGCGACAAGGTGCTGGGCAAGACCCGGTTTGCCGCGGATGTGCCGTTGGCGCGCATGGCCCATGCCATGACGGTGCCCTCGCGCATCGTGCGCGGGCGCATCGTGTCGTTCGATCTCGCGGCCGCCCGGGCCGTCAAGGGCGTGCTGGCCGTCCTCACCTGGCACGACTTCGAGGGCGTCAAATCGCCGGGCTTCTTGATGCGGGGCGGTTATGCGTTCCAGGGCCACCAGCCGATGCTGTCCGACAGGCTGGTGCACCGCGGAGAACCGATAGCGCTGGTGGTCGCGGAAAGTCTCGCCATTGCGAGCGACGCCGCGGCGCGGGTCCGGGTCGAGTACGAGGAAATGCCTTTCGGCGCCGTGATGGAATCCCCCCTGGCGCAGACGCTCGAGGCGACACCCACGCACACGCGTGGCGATACCAGGGCCGCGCTGGCGACGGCCGCGTTCCGTGTCGAAGGTGAGTACCTGTCGCCACTGCAATGCCAGAACCCGATGGAGCTCATCTCGACCACCGCCGCGTGGCAGGATGGCACGCTGACCCTGCACGAGGGCACGCAGAACTCCGGCGCGCTGAAATTTGGCGTGGCGGCGGCGCTGGGCCTGGACCCGGCCCGGGTCGAGGTCAAGAGTCCCTATCTTGGTGGCGGTTTCGGCCAGAAGAATTCCCTGCAGGGCCAGACGGTCCTGGTCGCGCGCGCCGCCATGTTGCTGGACCGCCCGGTGAAGCTGGTCATGCCCCGCGCCCAGCTTTTCCACACCTCGAGCTTTCGTCCGGCCAGCCGCCACAGGGTCCGCCTGGGCGCGGATGCAGAGGGGCGACTGGTGGCCGCCAGCCACGAGGCCGACATGCAGAACGGCCGCGAGGATACCTTCGCCGCGAACTTCAGCGAGCTGACCGCGCGCCTCTACGACACGCCCAATTATGAAAGCAGCGTCAGGCTGGTGCGCACGGATGTGCAGACGCCGGGCTTCATGCGCGCGCCATTCGAGCAGCCGGCGGCGTTCGCCTTCGAAAGCGCGATGGATGAACTGGCCCATGCCGCGGGGCGAGACCCCTTGGCGTTCCGGTTGGCGAACGATGCCGTGCGTGACCCGGTCACGGGGCATCCCTTTTCCTCGCGGTTCCTGAAGGCCTGCCTGGAAGAGGGCGCGCGGCGTTTTGGCTGGGAACGGCGCGGCACGGCCCCTGCGTCGATGCGTGCCGCCGACGGCACGCGCATCGGCTGGGGCGTCGCGGTGGGCGCCTACAAGGCGGCCATGTCGCCGTCGATTGCCCGCCTGCGGGTGCGCGCCGACGGCAGCACACGCCTGTCGGTCAGCGGCCACGAAATGGGGCAAGGCATACGCACCGCCATCTTTGCCGCCCTGACGGAAGGGCTGGCCATCGACCCGGACCGGGTCGAGATCGTCATCGGCGACCCGGGCGCCGTGCCGCAACACCTGACGGCGGGGTCGTGGGGCACGGCAAGCACCGTGCCGGTGGTGAGGCAGGCGGCCCAGGCCTTGCAGGCCCGCTTCGACGCCCTGCGCGACGGCCGGCCTGTCCACGGCAATCTGCACCAGATGCTGGCGCGTTGGCGGCGTCCGCATATCGAAGTCGAAGTGCGCCTGCAGGCGCCTGGCCAGCCGGACGCGGTGTTCCAGCGCCTGCAGCGGGGGCTGCCCGCCGCGGGCGGCCCGGACTATCCGGCGTTCGTGAGTTTCAGCCATGTCGCGCACTTCGTGGAAGTGCGTATCGAGCCGGGCACGCGCCGCATCCGCGTGCCCAGGGTGGTCAGCGTGGTCGATTGTGGCCGGGTGGTCAGTCCTCGCACGGCCGCCAGCCAGGTGCGGGGCGGGGTGGTGTGGGGGATAGGCGCCGCGCTGCGCGAGGCCGCCGAGGTCGATCCGCGCCATGGCGGTGTGCTGAACAACGACCTGGCCGAGTATGTCCTGCCGGTGAATGCCGATATCGGGGAGATCGACGTCGGTTTCATCGACCGGCCGGACCCGCTGCTGAACGAGGCCGGCGTGAAGGGTATCGGCGAGGTGGCGATGGTGGGCGTGGCAGCGGCGATCGCCAACGCGATCTTCCACGCCACGGGGCGCCGGCTGCGGACGCTCCCGATGCGCGCCGAGGACCTGCTATAG
- a CDS encoding BPSS1780 family membrane protein, translated as MQALSLPVSAGWYWVRAGYALFASQPMPWFTWAMCISLFLMLASFTPPIGPIFFVGLMPTVTVMTLSAARFAESGQKLVPAMWTHPLKRPGVFKRLSGIGALYVGLSLLAGLIAFVPFLGELTTAMEAVVAADGNAVAEVTLLLDAMRTPLIIFAVLYVLVATLFWFTPPLVALNDVPLRQALFFSLLACWRNKWAFAIYGIVWGGVFLAIDLLGTLLAGIGLSSQLVGMLQVPLNIILGAVLYCSFYANYTTVFGIERAQAQDPL; from the coding sequence ATGCAAGCACTTTCCCTTCCCGTCTCCGCAGGCTGGTACTGGGTGCGCGCCGGCTACGCGCTCTTCGCCAGCCAGCCCATGCCCTGGTTCACCTGGGCCATGTGCATCAGCCTCTTCCTGATGCTGGCCAGCTTCACGCCGCCCATCGGCCCCATCTTCTTCGTCGGCCTCATGCCCACCGTCACGGTCATGACGCTGTCGGCCGCGCGCTTCGCCGAATCCGGCCAGAAGCTCGTGCCCGCCATGTGGACGCATCCGCTCAAGCGGCCGGGCGTCTTCAAGCGCCTGAGCGGCATCGGTGCGCTGTACGTGGGCCTGAGCCTGCTGGCTGGCCTCATCGCCTTCGTCCCCTTCCTGGGCGAGCTGACGACCGCCATGGAAGCAGTGGTGGCAGCCGACGGCAACGCCGTCGCCGAAGTCACCCTGCTGCTGGATGCGATGCGCACGCCGCTCATCATCTTCGCGGTGCTCTACGTGCTGGTGGCCACGCTCTTCTGGTTCACGCCGCCCCTGGTGGCGCTGAACGACGTGCCGCTGCGCCAGGCCCTGTTCTTCTCCCTCCTGGCCTGCTGGCGCAACAAGTGGGCCTTTGCCATCTATGGCATCGTCTGGGGCGGCGTCTTCCTGGCCATCGACCTGCTGGGCACGCTGCTGGCCGGCATCGGCCTGTCCTCGCAACTGGTGGGCATGCTGCAGGTACCGCTGAACATCATCCTGGGCGCCGTGCTGTATTGCAGCTTCTATGCCAACTACACCACGGTGTTCGGCATCGAACGCGCGCAGGCGCAGGACCCGCTATAG
- a CDS encoding homoserine kinase, translating to MAVFTAVSDDDARALLNRYNLGELVSLRGITAGIENTNFFLHTTRGEYVLTLFEVLTAEQLPFYIELMHHLAERGIPVPQPQTLKDGTRLTSLNGKPAAIVTRLPGGYEPAPGPDHCALAGATLARAHLAGQDFGIRQPNLRGLSWWESTTPQVLPFLDAGQAELLQATLAEQRTLAATPAWQGLPQGPGHCDLFRDNVLFAGTFESPRMGGFIDFYFAGWDTWLFDVAVSVNDWCIVRETGAFDLPCLHAWLKAYAGIRPFTDAERQAWPAMLRGAALRFWLSRLFDYHRPRPAQTLKPHDPRHFERVLRARQGQDLPQLP from the coding sequence ATGGCCGTATTCACCGCTGTTTCCGACGACGACGCCCGCGCACTGCTAAACCGTTACAACCTGGGAGAATTGGTTTCTCTTCGCGGCATCACGGCCGGCATCGAAAACACCAACTTCTTCCTGCACACCACGCGCGGCGAATACGTCCTGACCCTGTTCGAGGTGCTGACAGCGGAACAACTGCCGTTCTATATCGAGCTGATGCACCACCTGGCCGAGCGTGGCATTCCCGTGCCGCAGCCCCAGACGCTGAAGGACGGCACCCGCCTGACCAGCCTGAACGGCAAGCCCGCGGCCATCGTCACGCGCCTGCCCGGCGGCTATGAGCCCGCGCCCGGCCCCGACCACTGCGCGCTGGCTGGCGCCACGCTGGCCCGAGCCCACCTGGCCGGCCAGGACTTCGGCATTCGCCAGCCCAACCTGCGCGGCCTTTCCTGGTGGGAAAGCACCACCCCGCAAGTCTTGCCTTTCCTTGATGCTGGTCAAGCCGAGCTGCTCCAGGCCACGCTGGCCGAACAGCGCACGCTGGCGGCCACGCCGGCCTGGCAGGGCCTGCCCCAAGGCCCGGGCCACTGCGACCTGTTCCGCGACAACGTGCTCTTTGCCGGCACCTTCGAATCGCCCCGCATGGGTGGCTTCATCGACTTCTACTTCGCGGGCTGGGACACCTGGCTCTTCGACGTGGCCGTGTCGGTGAACGACTGGTGCATCGTGCGCGAGACCGGCGCCTTCGACCTGCCCTGCCTGCACGCCTGGCTGAAGGCCTATGCCGGGATCCGCCCCTTCACCGACGCCGAGCGCCAGGCCTGGCCCGCGATGCTGCGCGGCGCGGCCCTGCGCTTCTGGCTGTCACGGCTGTTTGACTACCATCGTCCCCGCCCCGCGCAAACGCTCAAGCCGCACGATCCGCGCCACTTCGAGCGCGTGCTGCGCGCGCGCCAGGGCCAGGACCTGCCGCAGCTGCCCTGA
- a CDS encoding cold-shock protein: MANGIVKWFNAEKGYGFITPDEGGKDLFAHFSEIQTNGFKTLEENQRVSYEVGQGAKGPTATNIQVL; this comes from the coding sequence ATGGCTAACGGTATCGTCAAGTGGTTCAACGCCGAAAAGGGTTATGGTTTCATCACCCCCGATGAAGGCGGCAAGGACCTGTTCGCGCACTTCTCGGAAATCCAGACCAACGGCTTCAAGACCCTGGAAGAAAACCAGCGCGTCAGCTACGAAGTGGGTCAAGGCGCCAAGGGCCCGACCGCGACCAACATCCAGGTTCTGTAA
- a CDS encoding OmpW/AlkL family protein gives MNSSVRAGLIAASLLATGLTMAPVQAHEAGDWLLKAGVTQVRPKSDNGSALNGAINLDADSSTRPSLSLTYMATRNVGIELLAAVPFKHDVHGSGAVNGKIVESKQLPPTLTVQWHFLPESRVQPYVGIGLNYTNFFDTKAVGALQGSKVSLSDSWGFAAQIGADVMIDKNWFFNASLRYIDISTDVKLNGQKIGTAKIDPWVPTIAVGYRF, from the coding sequence ATGAATTCCTCCGTACGCGCTGGCCTGATTGCCGCCAGTCTGCTGGCCACCGGCCTGACCATGGCGCCCGTTCAGGCGCACGAGGCAGGCGATTGGCTGCTCAAGGCTGGCGTCACGCAGGTGCGTCCGAAGTCGGACAACGGCAGCGCGCTGAACGGCGCGATCAATCTGGATGCGGACAGCTCCACGCGTCCCAGCCTGAGCCTGACCTACATGGCCACGCGCAACGTCGGGATCGAATTGCTGGCCGCCGTTCCCTTCAAGCACGATGTGCACGGCTCGGGCGCCGTGAACGGCAAGATCGTCGAAAGCAAGCAACTGCCGCCCACCCTGACGGTGCAGTGGCACTTCCTGCCTGAGTCGCGCGTGCAGCCTTACGTGGGCATCGGCCTGAACTACACGAACTTCTTCGACACCAAGGCCGTGGGCGCGCTGCAAGGCAGCAAGGTCAGCCTGTCCGATTCCTGGGGCTTCGCCGCCCAGATCGGCGCCGACGTGATGATCGACAAGAACTGGTTCTTCAACGCCAGCCTGCGCTACATCGACATCTCGACCGACGTGAAGCTCAACGGCCAGAAGATCGGCACCGCCAAGATCGATCCGTGGGTGCCCACGATCGCCGTCGGCTACCGCTTCTGA
- a CDS encoding serine hydrolase domain-containing protein: protein MRKALALVATATLLTSGASSARAADAVSATPLGTVLAQACALAPLETVIVAREGQVLAERGCRKHRTTEPTNIKSASKLVMSALVGIAIDKGVLTGTEQRVAPLLASALPPDPDPRLQALTIGHLLSMQAGLGSTSGANYGAWVASRNWVRAALARPFEGEPGGRMIYSTGSTHLLSAILTRQSGRSSLQLARDWLGPLEGFEITSWTRDPQGIPLGGNEMAMSPRSLLAFGELYRRGGVNASGERLLSQAWIDASWQPRTQSPWTGDGHGYAWFLTRIAGEDVRYGWGYGGQMLYVVPRLGMTAVMTSDARSASARNGHRGDLHRLLGQIIASVDDAPPTRSTHRRP from the coding sequence ATGCGCAAGGCCCTGGCGCTCGTTGCCACGGCCACCCTGCTGACATCGGGCGCATCCTCCGCGCGTGCCGCCGACGCCGTATCCGCCACGCCCCTGGGCACCGTGCTGGCGCAGGCCTGCGCGCTGGCGCCGCTGGAAACGGTCATCGTCGCCCGCGAGGGGCAGGTGCTTGCGGAACGCGGCTGCCGCAAGCATCGCACCACCGAACCCACCAACATCAAGTCTGCCTCCAAGTTGGTCATGTCCGCGCTGGTGGGCATCGCCATCGACAAGGGCGTGCTGACGGGCACCGAGCAGCGCGTGGCGCCGCTGCTGGCTTCCGCGCTGCCACCCGACCCCGACCCGCGCCTGCAGGCGCTGACGATCGGCCACCTGCTGTCCATGCAGGCCGGGCTGGGCTCGACATCCGGCGCGAACTATGGCGCCTGGGTCGCCAGCCGCAACTGGGTGCGCGCGGCGCTGGCGCGTCCCTTCGAGGGCGAGCCGGGCGGCCGGATGATCTACTCCACCGGTTCGACGCACCTGCTGTCGGCCATCCTGACGCGCCAGAGCGGGCGCTCGTCCTTGCAACTGGCGCGCGACTGGCTGGGACCGCTGGAGGGCTTCGAGATCACCAGTTGGACCCGCGATCCGCAAGGCATTCCGCTGGGCGGCAATGAAATGGCCATGAGCCCGCGCTCGCTGCTGGCCTTCGGCGAACTGTATCGCCGCGGCGGGGTCAACGCCTCCGGCGAGCGCCTGCTCTCGCAGGCCTGGATCGACGCCTCGTGGCAACCACGCACGCAATCGCCCTGGACCGGCGACGGCCATGGCTATGCCTGGTTCCTGACGCGTATCGCGGGCGAAGACGTGCGCTACGGCTGGGGCTATGGCGGGCAGATGCTCTATGTCGTGCCCAGGCTGGGCATGACCGCCGTCATGACCTCGGACGCGCGCAGCGCCTCGGCCCGCAACGGCCACCGCGGCGACCTGCACCGGTTGCTGGGCCAGATCATCGCGTCGGTCGACGACGCGCCGCCGACGCGATCGACGCATCGTCGGCCTTGA
- the map gene encoding type I methionyl aminopeptidase, giving the protein MSKRPEEIALMAESGRLLAEVFTYLDTLPLIGMSTLQVNNMVDRYITDTLQARPASKGQYGYAHALNSSRNQVVCHGVPSATEILRDGDIVNFDITLEKHGYIADSSKTYLVGEVSPAARRLVQITYEAMWKGIQAVRPGARLGDIGHAIEQHARRNGYSVVQEYCGHGIGREMHESPQILHWGKPRTGQALREGMTFTIEPMINQGRREVETEDDGWTVVTRDGKLSAQFEHTVAVTADGVRVLTLRPGEKPLR; this is encoded by the coding sequence ATGAGCAAGCGGCCGGAGGAAATCGCCCTGATGGCGGAATCGGGCAGGCTGCTGGCGGAAGTTTTCACCTACCTGGACACCCTGCCGCTCATCGGCATGTCGACCCTGCAGGTCAACAATATGGTGGACCGCTACATCACGGACACGCTGCAGGCCCGGCCGGCCAGCAAGGGGCAGTACGGCTATGCCCATGCGCTCAATTCCTCGCGCAACCAGGTCGTCTGCCACGGCGTGCCATCGGCCACCGAGATCCTGCGCGACGGCGACATCGTCAACTTCGACATTACGCTGGAGAAGCACGGCTACATCGCCGATTCCAGCAAGACCTACCTGGTCGGCGAGGTCTCGCCCGCCGCCCGGCGGCTGGTGCAGATCACCTACGAAGCCATGTGGAAAGGCATCCAGGCGGTGCGCCCCGGCGCGCGCCTGGGCGACATCGGCCACGCCATCGAGCAGCATGCCAGGCGCAACGGTTATTCCGTCGTGCAGGAATACTGCGGGCACGGCATCGGCCGCGAGATGCACGAGTCGCCTCAGATCCTGCACTGGGGCAAGCCGCGCACCGGCCAGGCCTTGCGCGAAGGCATGACCTTCACCATCGAGCCCATGATCAACCAGGGCCGCCGCGAGGTCGAGACCGAGGACGATGGCTGGACGGTGGTCACCCGCGACGGCAAACTCTCGGCCCAGTTCGAGCACACGGTGGCCGTCACGGCGGACGGGGTCCGGGTGCTGACGCTGCGGCCGGGGGAAAAGCCCTTGCGCTGA
- a CDS encoding ParD-like family protein: MGIVNIDDELHDQLRKASAVACRSINAQAAFWIKIGMLSEMNPTLSFNEIVRRELRAAGVDAQALTGAPA; encoded by the coding sequence ATGGGCATCGTAAACATCGACGATGAGCTGCACGACCAACTCCGCAAAGCCAGCGCCGTGGCCTGCCGTTCCATCAACGCGCAAGCCGCGTTCTGGATCAAGATCGGCATGCTGAGCGAAATGAACCCCACGCTGAGCTTCAACGAGATCGTGCGCCGCGAGTTGCGCGCGGCCGGCGTCGACGCGCAGGCGCTCACCGGCGCCCCGGCATGA
- a CDS encoding 2-hydroxychromene-2-carboxylate isomerase, whose product MVHPDPASRPSATIEMWFDFASPYSYLSLVRGGPLAAQAGVTVVLRPFMLGPIFKAQGWDDTPFRLYPSKGLYMLRDVVRRATRFGVPYRQPSAVPRLGLLAARIAIQGQDEAWCRPFCEAVFRENFVHDRDIQSPAVIAAVLQALGLPSTLLEQAGEAPAKAALKAQTEAAARRGVFGAPSFFVGEEMFWGDDRLEDALAWARAPGLPPAASPATLAGSALQK is encoded by the coding sequence ATGGTTCACCCCGATCCCGCGTCGCGTCCCTCGGCCACGATTGAAATGTGGTTCGATTTCGCCAGTCCCTACAGCTATCTGTCCTTGGTGCGTGGAGGGCCACTGGCTGCGCAGGCGGGTGTGACGGTGGTCTTGCGGCCCTTCATGCTGGGGCCCATCTTCAAGGCCCAGGGCTGGGATGACACGCCGTTCCGGCTCTATCCGAGCAAGGGCCTCTACATGCTGCGCGACGTCGTGCGCCGCGCCACGCGTTTCGGGGTGCCGTACCGGCAGCCCAGCGCCGTACCGCGCCTGGGCCTGCTGGCCGCGCGCATCGCCATCCAGGGGCAGGACGAGGCGTGGTGCCGGCCTTTCTGCGAGGCGGTGTTTCGCGAGAACTTCGTGCACGATCGCGATATCCAGTCTCCAGCGGTCATCGCGGCGGTGCTCCAGGCGCTGGGGTTGCCCTCCACGCTGCTCGAACAGGCGGGCGAGGCGCCCGCCAAGGCGGCGCTGAAGGCCCAGACCGAAGCGGCGGCCCGGCGGGGCGTGTTCGGCGCGCCGTCGTTCTTCGTGGGAGAGGAAATGTTCTGGGGCGATGACCGCCTGGAGGACGCGCTGGCATGGGCCCGCGCGCCCGGCCTGCCGCCTGCCGCGTCACCGGCCACGCTGGCGGGCAGCGCGCTTCAGAAATAG
- a CDS encoding iron ABC transporter ATP-binding protein, giving the protein MIEVKQLSKRYEDTVVVDGVTLTIPAKGLTAIIGPNGAGKSTLLSMISRLLPMSEGRVSVDGLDVTRCDSRELARRLAILRQDNHLPLRLTVRDLVGFGRYPHSGGRLTLDDKTHIDRAIDYLSLGPLADRYLDELSGGQRQRAFVAMVLCQDTDYVLLDEPLNNLDMRHAVAMMQLLRRAARELGKTVLVVLHDINFASCYADRIIAMRDGKLAYHGTPDEIIQPPVLRELYQMDIAVHELDGQRICVYF; this is encoded by the coding sequence ATGATCGAAGTCAAGCAACTCAGCAAACGCTATGAAGACACCGTCGTGGTAGACGGCGTCACGCTCACCATTCCCGCGAAAGGCCTGACCGCCATCATCGGCCCGAACGGCGCGGGCAAGTCCACGCTGCTGTCCATGATCAGCCGCCTGCTGCCCATGAGCGAAGGCCGGGTCAGCGTCGACGGCCTGGACGTCACGCGCTGCGACAGCCGCGAGCTGGCGCGCCGCCTGGCCATCCTGCGCCAGGACAACCACCTGCCGCTACGCCTGACGGTGCGGGACCTCGTGGGCTTCGGCCGTTATCCGCACAGCGGCGGACGGCTGACGCTGGACGACAAGACGCACATCGACCGGGCCATCGACTACCTGTCGCTGGGGCCGCTGGCCGACCGCTACCTGGACGAGCTGTCCGGCGGCCAGCGCCAGCGCGCGTTCGTGGCGATGGTGCTGTGCCAGGACACCGACTACGTCCTGCTGGACGAGCCGCTGAACAACCTGGACATGCGCCACGCCGTAGCCATGATGCAGCTGCTCAGGCGCGCCGCCCGCGAGTTGGGCAAGACCGTGTTGGTGGTGCTGCACGACATCAACTTCGCGTCGTGCTATGCCGACCGCATCATCGCCATGCGCGACGGCAAGCTGGCCTATCACGGCACGCCCGACGAGATCATCCAGCCCCCAGTGTTGCGCGAGCTTTACCAGATGGACATCGCCGTCCACGAACTGGACGGCCAGCGCATCTGCGTCTATTTCTGA
- a CDS encoding iron chelate uptake ABC transporter family permease subunit, protein MTASLISLLPRASRLTAPWRLALLALAAAGAITAFMTLGANGNWGFVLPFRSGKLAGMLLVAYAIAVSSVLFQTITHNRILTPSIMGFDAMYVLIQTILVFGLGLELNGKGAPPVAKFLAEVALMTAFACLLFRWLFTGAAHSLHRVMLVGIVFGLLFRSLSSFMMRLIDPNEFLVLQDRMFASFNSIQTELLGASAVAVAGASLVAWRLRHRYDVLAMGRDVAINLGVDYRRTLMLTLALIAVMVSVSTALVGPVTFFGLLVSNLAYHLMGSDRHRLVVPAAVLLGVVMLVGGQALLERVMGLSVPVSVVIEFLGGLVFLALVTRRLRR, encoded by the coding sequence GTGACCGCAAGCCTGATATCCCTTCTTCCCCGCGCCTCGCGCCTGACCGCCCCCTGGCGGCTGGCGCTGCTTGCGCTGGCCGCGGCCGGCGCCATCACCGCGTTCATGACGCTGGGCGCCAACGGCAACTGGGGCTTCGTGCTGCCCTTTCGCAGCGGCAAGCTGGCCGGCATGCTGCTGGTGGCCTACGCCATCGCCGTCTCGTCGGTGCTGTTCCAGACGATCACGCACAACCGCATCCTGACGCCCTCCATCATGGGCTTCGACGCGATGTACGTGCTCATCCAGACCATCCTGGTCTTCGGCCTCGGCCTGGAGTTGAACGGCAAGGGCGCGCCGCCCGTGGCGAAGTTCCTGGCCGAGGTCGCGCTCATGACGGCCTTTGCCTGCCTGCTGTTCCGCTGGCTCTTCACCGGCGCCGCCCACAGCCTGCACCGCGTGATGCTGGTGGGCATCGTGTTCGGCCTGCTGTTCCGCAGCCTGTCCTCGTTCATGATGCGGCTCATCGACCCGAACGAGTTCCTGGTGCTGCAGGACCGCATGTTCGCCAGCTTCAACAGCATCCAGACCGAGCTGCTGGGCGCCTCGGCGGTGGCCGTGGCGGGCGCGTCGCTGGTGGCCTGGCGCCTGCGCCATCGCTACGACGTGCTGGCCATGGGCCGCGACGTCGCCATCAACCTGGGCGTGGACTATCGCCGCACGCTCATGCTGACGCTGGCGCTCATCGCCGTCATGGTGTCCGTGTCCACCGCGCTGGTCGGACCCGTCACGTTCTTCGGCCTGCTCGTCAGCAACCTGGCCTATCACCTGATGGGCTCGGACCGGCATCGCCTGGTCGTGCCCGCCGCGGTGCTGCTGGGCGTCGTCATGCTGGTGGGTGGCCAGGCGCTGCTCGAGCGCGTCATGGGATTGAGCGTACCCGTCAGCGTCGTCATTGAATTCCTGGGCGGACTCGTCTTCCTCGCCCTCGTCACCCGTAGATTGCGCCGATGA
- a CDS encoding ABC transporter permease, with the protein MPPSSAPLAAAPSARLANPAWLFGLVALLLGLCVISVGIGAGDLSWPALRDDLLAGRLDSDAWQLLLISRVPRTLALLLAGVSLAVAGMMMQMLVRNRYVEPSTAGTMESAALGMLTVALLAPGLPVVGKMLVATAFAMAGTLLFLGILRRVPLRSPFMVPLVGLVLGGVVEATTTFFAYRYEMLQSLRAWTVGDFSGVLRGRYELLWIGLGLSCAAMLAADRYTVVGMGRDFTTNLGLNHRKLLLTGLLIVSAIAAVVVVTVGSIPFLGLIVPNAVSMLLGDNVRRSVPWVALLGGGFVLACDILGRLVHFPYEIPIGTVVGIVGSALFLTLLLNRRTRAG; encoded by the coding sequence ATGCCGCCAAGTAGTGCCCCACTGGCCGCTGCGCCATCCGCGCGGCTGGCCAACCCTGCGTGGTTGTTCGGCCTGGTGGCGTTGCTGCTGGGCCTTTGCGTCATCAGCGTGGGCATCGGCGCCGGCGACCTCTCCTGGCCCGCGCTGCGCGATGACCTCCTGGCCGGGCGGCTGGACTCCGACGCCTGGCAATTGCTGCTGATCAGCCGGGTGCCCCGCACCCTGGCGCTGCTGTTGGCCGGCGTCTCGCTCGCCGTCGCGGGCATGATGATGCAGATGCTCGTGCGCAACCGCTATGTCGAACCCTCGACCGCGGGCACCATGGAGTCGGCCGCGCTGGGCATGCTGACCGTCGCGCTGCTGGCGCCCGGCCTGCCCGTGGTCGGCAAGATGCTCGTCGCCACGGCCTTCGCCATGGCGGGCACGCTGCTGTTCCTGGGCATCCTGCGCCGCGTGCCGCTGCGCTCGCCGTTCATGGTGCCGCTGGTGGGTCTGGTGCTGGGCGGCGTGGTGGAAGCCACCACCACCTTCTTCGCCTACCGCTATGAAATGCTGCAGTCCCTGCGCGCCTGGACCGTGGGCGATTTCTCGGGCGTGCTGCGCGGCCGCTACGAACTGCTGTGGATCGGCCTGGGCCTGTCCTGTGCCGCCATGCTCGCCGCCGACCGCTACACCGTGGTCGGCATGGGCCGCGACTTCACCACCAACCTGGGCCTGAACCACCGCAAGCTGCTGCTGACCGGCCTGCTCATCGTCTCGGCCATCGCGGCGGTCGTGGTGGTGACCGTGGGCAGCATTCCCTTCCTGGGCCTCATCGTGCCGAACGCGGTCAGCATGCTGCTGGGCGACAACGTGCGGCGCTCGGTGCCCTGGGTGGCGCTGCTGGGCGGCGGCTTCGTGCTGGCCTGCGACATCCTGGGCCGGCTGGTGCACTTCCCCTATGAAATCCCCATCGGCACCGTGGTGGGCATCGTCGGCAGCGCCCTCTTCCTGACCCTGCTGCTCAACCGCCGGACCCGCGCCGGCTGA